A single region of the Streptomyces sp. ITFR-16 genome encodes:
- a CDS encoding DUF5926 family protein has translation MAKKRPQTKAGKQQLKDGEIPVVGAREPCPCGSGRRYKACHGRAAVQAVTELVQRPFEGLAGECDWVALRELVPAATVELTLKDGLPEGVPSVTLATVLPMAWPALRRDDGSVLLALQNDTSSGDLSRDLADTLQRALEAEPGSPVAARRVPADGPRLQDLLDPEAPFAPVVHSGFEFWVPDAENATTEVSASLERANDAAIPTALLSGVDAAYWCETPEKNHLRWVMPHPEERLLDALARLHAAGASSLGEGTRLVGSFRAHGLMVPVWDLPSAMGAEECEKPAAAFAERLATALASDAPLTAEERRARGGLTNRQVTLS, from the coding sequence ATGGCGAAGAAGCGCCCTCAGACCAAGGCCGGGAAGCAGCAGCTCAAGGACGGCGAGATCCCGGTGGTCGGGGCTCGTGAGCCCTGCCCGTGCGGTTCGGGCCGCCGCTACAAGGCCTGTCACGGCCGGGCCGCCGTCCAGGCCGTGACCGAGCTGGTCCAGCGCCCCTTCGAGGGACTGGCCGGCGAGTGCGACTGGGTCGCGCTGCGCGAGCTGGTGCCCGCCGCCACGGTCGAGCTGACGCTGAAGGACGGACTGCCCGAGGGCGTGCCGTCGGTGACGCTGGCGACCGTCCTCCCGATGGCGTGGCCCGCGCTGCGCCGCGACGACGGCTCCGTGCTGCTCGCCCTGCAGAACGACACCTCCTCCGGTGACCTCAGCCGCGACCTCGCGGACACCCTGCAGCGGGCGCTGGAGGCCGAGCCGGGCTCGCCCGTCGCCGCCCGGCGCGTGCCGGCCGACGGTCCTCGGCTGCAGGACCTCCTGGACCCCGAGGCGCCCTTCGCGCCCGTGGTGCACTCCGGCTTCGAGTTCTGGGTTCCGGACGCGGAGAACGCCACCACCGAGGTGTCCGCGTCCCTGGAGCGCGCGAACGACGCGGCGATCCCGACCGCCCTGCTCTCCGGGGTGGATGCCGCGTACTGGTGCGAGACGCCGGAGAAGAACCACCTGCGCTGGGTCATGCCGCACCCCGAGGAGCGGCTCCTGGACGCGCTCGCCCGGCTGCACGCCGCCGGCGCCTCGTCGCTCGGCGAGGGGACCCGGCTGGTCGGCTCCTTCCGTGCGCACGGACTGATGGTCCCGGTCTGGGACCTGCCGAGCGCGATGGGGGCGGAGGAGTGCGAGAAGCCCGCCGCCGCGTTCGCCGAGCGGCTCGCGACGGCGCTCGCGTCGGACGCGCCGCTCACCGCCGAGGAGCGGCGGGCACGGGGCGGGCTCACCAACCGCCAAGTGACCCTCAGCTGA
- a CDS encoding SCO family protein, which yields MVKKSVSAAALVVAAALTLSACGGSDNDSKKPVADVSVEAKTKAATVLDQPFTKPNLVLTDTHGKKYDLREKTKGKPTLIYFGYTNCPDVCPLIMSNIAIAKKSLSKADQDKLQVVFVTTDPERDTPSSLGSWLKAQDPAFTGLTGDFPTIQAGARQIGIGIDAPKKEKDGTVVSMHGSQVIAFSPKTDKGYVLYSEDTTTEDYTKDLPKIVKGENP from the coding sequence ATGGTTAAGAAGTCTGTGTCGGCCGCGGCGCTCGTCGTCGCGGCCGCACTCACCCTGTCCGCCTGCGGCGGCAGTGACAACGACAGCAAGAAGCCCGTCGCCGATGTCTCGGTGGAGGCGAAGACCAAGGCGGCGACGGTGCTCGACCAGCCGTTCACCAAGCCGAATCTCGTCCTGACCGACACCCACGGCAAGAAGTACGACCTGCGCGAGAAGACCAAGGGCAAGCCGACGCTCATCTACTTCGGCTACACCAACTGCCCCGACGTCTGCCCGCTCATCATGAGCAACATCGCGATCGCCAAGAAGTCCCTGTCCAAGGCCGATCAGGACAAGCTCCAGGTCGTCTTCGTCACCACCGACCCGGAGCGGGACACCCCGTCCTCGCTGGGCAGCTGGCTCAAGGCCCAGGACCCCGCGTTCACCGGCCTCACCGGCGACTTCCCGACCATCCAGGCGGGCGCCCGGCAGATCGGCATCGGGATCGACGCGCCGAAGAAGGAGAAGGACGGCACCGTCGTCTCGATGCACGGCTCGCAGGTCATCGCGTTCTCCCCGAAGACCGACAAGGGGTACGTGCTCTACAGCGAGGACACGACGACCGAGGACTACACCAAGGACCTCCCCAAGATCGTCAAGGGGGAGAACCCGTGA
- a CDS encoding YcnI family protein: MNVSRIALAGGVAASTVLLLAGTASAHVSVQPQGEAAKGGYAVINFKVPNERDDASTTKLEVNFPTDHPLASVMPQPVPGWDIKVTKSKLAKPLEMHGKTINEAVSKVTWTGGKIESGRFQQFPLSVGQLPEDADQLVFKAIQTYDDKEVVRWIEEQKEGADEPESPAPVLKLTAATEDAHGAAPASGSDAGDKKDADHAKDEQTTASAGSSNDNTARVLGIVGIVIGVAGVAFGVLAGRRRTA, translated from the coding sequence ATGAACGTTTCCCGCATCGCCCTCGCCGGCGGCGTCGCCGCGTCCACCGTGCTGCTGCTCGCCGGTACGGCCTCCGCCCACGTCAGCGTCCAGCCGCAGGGCGAGGCCGCCAAGGGCGGGTACGCCGTCATCAACTTCAAGGTCCCCAACGAGCGCGACGACGCCTCGACGACCAAGCTCGAGGTCAACTTCCCGACCGACCACCCGCTGGCGTCCGTCATGCCGCAGCCCGTGCCCGGCTGGGACATCAAGGTCACCAAGAGCAAGCTGGCCAAGCCGCTGGAGATGCACGGCAAGACGATCAACGAGGCCGTCTCCAAGGTCACCTGGACCGGTGGCAAGATCGAGTCCGGCCGCTTCCAGCAGTTCCCGCTCTCGGTCGGCCAGCTCCCCGAGGACGCCGACCAGCTGGTGTTCAAGGCGATCCAGACGTACGACGACAAGGAGGTCGTCCGCTGGATCGAGGAGCAGAAGGAGGGGGCCGACGAGCCCGAGAGCCCGGCTCCGGTCCTCAAGCTGACGGCCGCCACCGAGGACGCCCACGGGGCAGCCCCGGCCTCCGGCTCCGACGCGGGCGACAAGAAGGACGCCGACCACGCGAAGGACGAGCAGACGACCGCCTCGGCCGGCTCCTCGAACGACAACACCGCCCGGGTGCTCGGCATCGTCGGCATCGTCATCGGCGTCGCGGGCGTCGCCTTCGGCGTCCTCGCCGGCCGTCGTCGTACCGCCTGA
- a CDS encoding ATP-binding protein, translating into MAVPHGPAGVGQARHRMREQLRSYGVPDSVVDDAVLILSELLSNACRHGRPLGRQSEVGDGDVRAAWRVDRTGGLTVEVTDGGGPTRPVPATPSVTARGGRGLNIISALAERWGVRDDSSGEVTVWVLLNEGHGHTGERPGGGRGNGNGRTAGVTGLPGVPGAAAVPGLDGLDFADAFDDAG; encoded by the coding sequence ATGGCCGTTCCCCATGGCCCTGCGGGCGTGGGGCAGGCGCGGCACCGGATGCGCGAGCAATTGCGCAGCTACGGGGTGCCGGATTCGGTCGTCGACGACGCTGTACTGATTCTTTCCGAACTGCTCAGCAATGCCTGCCGGCACGGCAGGCCGCTGGGCCGGCAGAGCGAAGTGGGGGACGGCGACGTCCGTGCCGCCTGGCGCGTGGACAGAACGGGCGGGCTGACCGTCGAGGTGACGGACGGCGGCGGCCCGACCCGTCCGGTTCCGGCCACTCCGTCGGTGACCGCCCGGGGCGGCCGGGGTCTCAACATCATCAGCGCCCTCGCCGAGAGGTGGGGCGTACGTGACGACTCGTCCGGCGAGGTCACGGTGTGGGTGCTGCTCAACGAGGGGCACGGACACACCGGCGAGCGGCCGGGCGGCGGACGGGGCAACGGCAACGGACGGACAGCCGGGGTGACCGGGCTGCCGGGCGTCCCCGGAGCGGCCGCCGTCCCCGGGCTGGACGGCCTGGACTTCGCCGACGCCTTCGACGACGCGGGCTGA
- a CDS encoding bifunctional DNA primase/polymerase, whose protein sequence is MREILGRRRKLRFGRRGGPARLDAALTCATAWQWPVLPGVGLQPAGGRDDRGRGCACPDPECAVPGAHPFDPGLLAATTDARMVRWWWTNRPTAPVLLATGGHAPCALSLPAVAGARALAVLDGTGMRLGPVVATPTRWSLLVAPYTLERLGELLHAQDWVPSSLRFHGEGGYLVLPPSEIGTGQVWWERAPERVSRPGRDGGGPVVAASPWLPDVGAVLDALVEASTGAPDGGSRLTH, encoded by the coding sequence ATGCGCGAGATCCTCGGAAGGCGACGCAAGCTCCGGTTCGGCCGCAGGGGCGGGCCCGCCCGGCTCGACGCGGCCCTCACCTGCGCCACCGCATGGCAGTGGCCCGTCCTCCCCGGAGTGGGGCTCCAGCCGGCCGGCGGCCGCGACGACCGCGGCCGCGGCTGCGCCTGCCCCGACCCCGAATGCGCGGTACCCGGCGCGCACCCCTTCGATCCCGGACTGCTCGCCGCGACCACCGACGCCAGAATGGTGCGCTGGTGGTGGACCAACCGGCCCACCGCGCCGGTGCTGCTCGCCACGGGCGGGCATGCGCCCTGCGCGCTGAGCCTGCCCGCCGTGGCCGGCGCCCGCGCCCTGGCCGTGCTCGACGGGACGGGCATGCGGCTGGGCCCCGTGGTGGCGACGCCGACCCGCTGGTCGCTGCTGGTCGCCCCGTACACCCTCGAACGGCTCGGGGAGCTGCTGCACGCCCAGGACTGGGTGCCCAGCTCCCTGCGGTTCCACGGCGAGGGCGGCTATCTCGTGCTGCCGCCGTCGGAGATCGGTACGGGGCAGGTGTGGTGGGAGCGGGCTCCGGAGCGGGTTTCCCGCCCGGGGCGCGACGGCGGGGGCCCGGTGGTGGCCGCCTCGCCGTGGCTGCCGGACGTGGGGGCGGTGCTGGACGCGCTGGTCGAGGCAAGTACGGGTGCCCCGGACGGCGGCAGCAGACTGACCCACTGA
- a CDS encoding glycerophosphodiester phosphodiesterase: MARVTQARQQRPSQHPIQVIAHRGASDDAPEHTLAAYRKAIEDGADALECDVRLTADGHLVCVHDRRVNRTSNGRGAVSALELNELAALDFGSWKDREETESPDWDPVPGELTSVLTLERLLELLVETRAAGRPLQLAIETKHPTRWAGQVEERLLHLLKRFELDAPPGDGPSPVRVMSFSARSLHRIKDAVPDLPTVYLMQFVSPRLRDGRLPAGARIAGPGMRIVRSHPGYIDRLHRAGHRAHVWTVNEPEDVDLCVRLGVEAIITNRPKQVLAQLGRS; encoded by the coding sequence ATGGCGCGGGTGACCCAAGCACGGCAGCAGCGCCCCAGTCAGCATCCCATTCAGGTCATCGCGCACCGGGGCGCGTCCGACGACGCCCCCGAGCACACCCTGGCCGCCTACCGCAAGGCGATCGAGGACGGTGCGGACGCCCTGGAGTGCGACGTGCGGCTCACGGCCGACGGCCACCTCGTCTGCGTGCACGACCGCCGGGTGAACCGCACCTCCAACGGCCGCGGCGCGGTGTCCGCGCTCGAACTCAACGAGCTCGCCGCCCTCGACTTCGGCTCCTGGAAGGACCGGGAGGAGACGGAGTCCCCGGACTGGGATCCGGTGCCGGGCGAGCTGACCTCCGTACTCACCCTGGAACGGCTCCTCGAACTCCTCGTCGAGACGAGAGCCGCCGGGCGGCCGCTCCAGCTGGCCATCGAGACCAAGCACCCCACCCGCTGGGCGGGCCAGGTGGAGGAACGGCTGCTCCATCTGCTGAAGCGCTTCGAGCTCGACGCTCCGCCGGGCGACGGCCCCTCGCCGGTCCGCGTCATGAGCTTCTCGGCCCGCTCCCTGCACCGCATCAAGGACGCCGTGCCGGATCTGCCCACCGTCTACCTGATGCAGTTCGTCTCGCCCCGGCTGCGCGACGGACGGCTGCCGGCCGGTGCCCGGATCGCCGGTCCGGGCATGCGGATCGTCCGCAGCCACCCGGGCTACATCGACCGTCTGCACCGCGCCGGACACCGGGCGCACGTCTGGACGGTCAACGAGCCGGAGGACGTCGACCTCTGTGTGCGGCTCGGTGTCGAGGCCATCATCACCAACCGCCCCAAGCAGGTCCTGGCGCAACTGGGACGCTCGTAA
- a CDS encoding ATP-binding protein, which produces MSIWWSLHLRREAASVPLARRFLLGTMESAGVDPDISFDLSLALSEACANAVEHGGDAGFPDAWEEPSATAGGQYRVTAYLDGEKCRIEVADSGPGFPARRVLHDAAQQEHAAKRQHDTQLPEPQYAQHPPLTAEDGRGLCLIEQLADHVHFGNRPGHGGAVVSFDKVLKWREGALLMVS; this is translated from the coding sequence ATGAGCATCTGGTGGTCACTCCATTTGCGGCGCGAGGCTGCGAGCGTTCCGCTCGCCCGTCGGTTCCTGCTCGGCACGATGGAATCCGCCGGCGTCGACCCGGACATCTCGTTCGACCTGTCGCTCGCACTCAGCGAGGCCTGTGCGAACGCGGTCGAGCACGGCGGCGACGCGGGATTCCCGGATGCCTGGGAAGAACCCTCCGCCACGGCCGGCGGCCAGTACCGGGTCACCGCCTACCTGGACGGCGAGAAGTGCCGTATCGAGGTGGCCGACTCGGGCCCCGGCTTCCCCGCCCGCCGTGTGCTGCACGACGCCGCTCAGCAGGAGCACGCGGCCAAGCGGCAGCACGACACACAGCTTCCGGAGCCGCAGTACGCACAGCACCCGCCGCTCACCGCCGAGGACGGGCGGGGCCTGTGCCTGATCGAGCAGCTCGCCGACCACGTCCACTTCGGCAACAGACCGGGGCACGGCGGCGCGGTGGTGAGCTTCGACAAGGTTCTGAAATGGCGGGAGGGCGCCCTGCTCATGGTCTCGTGA
- a CDS encoding copper chaperone PCu(A)C: MIRRTTLAGVLALSTGLTLAGCSSSDSGPELKVIGAFMPQPVNDMAAAFLVVQNHGGSADRLTSVTSPLSDDVSIHETKNQAMRMVTSFDVPAGGELDLERGGNHIMFMKLKQQPKQGEKVSVELHFEKAGPIKVDLPVKETTHNPKKQ, from the coding sequence GTGATCCGCCGCACCACCCTCGCCGGCGTCCTGGCCCTCTCCACGGGTCTGACGCTGGCGGGTTGCTCGTCCTCGGACAGCGGGCCCGAGCTGAAGGTCATCGGCGCGTTCATGCCGCAGCCCGTCAACGACATGGCGGCGGCGTTCCTCGTCGTGCAGAACCACGGCGGCAGCGCCGACCGCCTCACCTCGGTCACCAGCCCGCTCTCCGACGACGTCTCGATCCACGAGACGAAGAACCAGGCGATGCGCATGGTGACGTCCTTCGACGTCCCCGCAGGCGGTGAGCTGGATCTCGAACGCGGTGGCAACCACATCATGTTCATGAAGCTCAAGCAGCAGCCCAAGCAGGGCGAGAAGGTGTCCGTGGAACTGCACTTCGAGAAGGCCGGCCCCATCAAGGTCGACCTTCCCGTGAAGGAGACCACCCACAACCCGAAGAAGCAGTGA
- a CDS encoding aminopeptidase P family protein yields the protein MSEEFIPETPETEEAEPVKQRKNGLYPGVSDELAENMKSGWADTELRGLEPIAQAGHTADRRAALSARFPGERLVIPAGRLKTRSNDTEYAFRPSTEYAYLTGDRTQDGVLVLEPKGDGHEATLYLLPRSNRENGEFWLDGQGELWVGRRHSLTEAEQLLGIPAKDVRELPAALTEATGPVRNVRGHDAGIDAALTDKVTAERDEELRVHLSEARLVKDAFEIAELEKACDITARGFEDVVKVLDKAEATSERYIEGTFFLRARVEGNDIGYGSICAAGPHATTLHWVRNDGAVREGELLLLDAGVETNDLYTADVTRTLPISGTFTPFQRKIYDAVYEAQEAGIAAVKPGADFRDFHDAAQRVLAEKLVEWGLLGDLSVDKVLELGLQRRWTLHGTGHMLGMDVHDCAAARTETYVNGTLEPGVCLTVEPGLYFQADDLTVPEEYRGIGIRIEDDILVTEDGNRNLSDKLPRRADEVEAWMAQLKG from the coding sequence GTGTCTGAGGAGTTCATCCCGGAGACCCCGGAGACCGAAGAGGCAGAGCCGGTCAAGCAGCGGAAGAACGGCCTGTACCCGGGCGTCTCCGATGAGCTCGCCGAGAACATGAAGTCCGGCTGGGCCGACACCGAGCTGCGCGGCCTGGAGCCGATCGCCCAGGCCGGTCACACCGCCGACCGCCGCGCCGCGCTCTCCGCGCGCTTCCCCGGCGAGCGGCTGGTCATTCCGGCGGGCCGGCTGAAGACCCGTTCCAATGACACCGAGTACGCCTTCCGCCCCTCCACCGAGTACGCGTACCTCACCGGCGACCGGACGCAGGACGGCGTCCTCGTCCTGGAGCCGAAGGGCGACGGCCACGAGGCGACGCTGTACCTGCTGCCGCGCTCCAACCGCGAGAACGGCGAGTTCTGGCTCGACGGCCAGGGCGAGCTGTGGGTCGGCCGCCGCCACTCCCTCACCGAGGCCGAGCAGCTGCTCGGCATCCCGGCGAAGGACGTGCGCGAGCTGCCCGCCGCGCTGACCGAGGCCACCGGCCCGGTCCGCAACGTCCGCGGCCACGACGCCGGCATCGACGCCGCGCTCACGGACAAGGTGACCGCCGAGCGCGACGAGGAGCTGCGGGTCCACCTCTCCGAGGCACGCCTCGTGAAGGACGCGTTCGAGATCGCCGAGCTGGAGAAGGCCTGCGACATCACCGCGCGCGGCTTCGAGGACGTCGTGAAGGTCCTCGACAAGGCCGAGGCCACCAGCGAGCGCTACATCGAGGGAACGTTCTTCCTCCGCGCCCGCGTCGAGGGCAACGACATCGGCTACGGCTCGATCTGCGCCGCGGGCCCGCACGCCACCACCCTGCACTGGGTGCGCAACGACGGCGCGGTGCGTGAGGGCGAGCTGCTGCTGCTGGACGCCGGGGTGGAGACCAACGACCTCTACACCGCCGATGTGACCCGCACCCTTCCCATCAGCGGCACGTTCACGCCGTTCCAGCGGAAGATCTACGACGCGGTGTACGAGGCGCAGGAGGCCGGGATCGCCGCCGTGAAGCCGGGCGCCGACTTCCGTGACTTCCACGACGCCGCGCAGCGTGTGCTCGCCGAGAAGCTCGTCGAGTGGGGCCTGCTCGGCGACCTGTCCGTGGACAAGGTCCTGGAGCTGGGCCTCCAGCGCCGCTGGACGCTGCACGGCACCGGCCACATGCTCGGCATGGACGTCCACGACTGCGCCGCCGCGCGGACCGAGACGTACGTCAACGGGACGCTGGAGCCGGGCGTCTGCCTCACCGTCGAGCCGGGTCTCTACTTCCAGGCCGACGACCTGACCGTGCCGGAGGAGTACCGCGGCATCGGCATCCGGATCGAGGACGACATCCTGGTCACCGAGGACGGCAACCGGAACCTCTCCGACAAGCTGCCGCGCCGGGCCGACGAGGTCGAGGCGTGGATGGCTCAGCTCAAGGGCTGA
- a CDS encoding copper resistance protein CopC — MTATAPHFGPSPSAARRPLAAAGLLAALVGTVFGLLLALAGPASAHAALTGSDPQDGAVVATAPKEVTLTFSEQVAVGKGSIRVLDPDGKRADTEAAPRDLHSGSTVKYGVLLHTGLPDGTYTVAWQAVSADSHPVSGAFTFSIGAPSKTSVALPDNEAGGGLVGTLYGIARYAAYAGFIVLAGGAAFVLACWQRGAGARPLQRLVVRGWMTLTAATLAMLLLRSSYTGSGKLGDVFDLDGLKAVLDTKPGAALVSRLLLLGASALFVAVLFGAYAKREDAREKKDLTFGLSLGGAVIAAGIAGTWALAEHASTGIQPGIAMPVDVLHLLAVATWLGGLAALLVALYRTPDITSDAVRRFSRIAFVSVVVVAATGIYQSWRQLGSWSALTGTGYGQLLLVKVGLVAVLVGVAWTSRRWTGRLATGAGVPEETATEAEAEPAADVVATAETPQAAPSDDPERAAQLARQQAAVATAEKKRIRDADPERSGLRRSVLAEVGVAVALLAVTTVLTSTEPGRTEEEARASSPATAAPVASGPLNLTLPFDTGGKNGKGTVRMDLDPGRTGANVVHLWIDGIDGKAMDVPEVKLAFTLKAKDIGPLPAVPVRLTEGHWTSTGVQIPIPGNWNVAVTVRTSDIDQTTVDKNVKIG; from the coding sequence ATGACAGCCACCGCCCCGCACTTCGGGCCGTCCCCGTCCGCCGCACGACGGCCGCTCGCCGCGGCCGGACTCCTCGCCGCCCTGGTCGGCACGGTGTTCGGTCTGCTGCTGGCCCTCGCGGGCCCCGCATCGGCCCACGCCGCACTCACCGGGAGCGATCCGCAGGACGGGGCGGTGGTCGCCACCGCCCCCAAGGAGGTCACGCTCACCTTTTCCGAGCAGGTCGCCGTGGGCAAGGGCTCCATCCGGGTCCTGGACCCCGACGGCAAGCGCGCCGACACCGAAGCCGCCCCGCGCGATCTGCACAGCGGCTCCACCGTGAAGTACGGCGTCCTTCTGCACACCGGTCTGCCCGACGGGACGTACACCGTCGCCTGGCAGGCGGTCTCCGCCGACAGCCACCCGGTCTCCGGCGCCTTCACCTTCTCCATCGGTGCCCCCTCGAAGACCTCGGTCGCCCTCCCCGACAACGAGGCGGGCGGCGGCCTCGTCGGCACCCTCTACGGCATCGCGCGCTACGCCGCCTACGCCGGATTCATCGTGCTCGCGGGCGGCGCCGCCTTCGTCCTGGCCTGCTGGCAGCGCGGCGCGGGCGCCCGCCCGCTCCAGCGTCTCGTCGTGCGCGGCTGGATGACGCTCACCGCGGCCACCCTCGCGATGCTCCTGCTGCGCAGCTCGTACACCGGTTCCGGGAAGCTCGGCGACGTCTTCGACCTCGACGGTCTAAAGGCCGTCCTCGACACCAAGCCGGGCGCCGCGCTCGTCTCACGGCTGCTGCTGCTCGGCGCGAGCGCCCTGTTCGTCGCGGTGCTGTTCGGGGCGTATGCCAAGCGCGAGGACGCCCGCGAGAAGAAGGACCTCACCTTCGGCCTCTCCCTCGGCGGCGCGGTCATCGCCGCCGGGATCGCCGGGACCTGGGCCCTCGCCGAACACGCCTCGACCGGCATCCAGCCGGGGATCGCCATGCCGGTCGACGTCCTCCACCTGCTGGCCGTCGCGACCTGGCTGGGCGGGCTCGCGGCGCTGCTGGTCGCGCTGTACCGGACCCCCGACATCACCTCGGACGCCGTACGCCGCTTCTCGCGGATCGCGTTCGTCAGCGTGGTCGTCGTCGCCGCGACGGGGATCTACCAGTCGTGGCGTCAGCTCGGCTCCTGGTCCGCGCTGACCGGCACCGGGTACGGGCAGCTGCTGCTGGTGAAGGTGGGGCTCGTCGCGGTCCTGGTCGGGGTCGCCTGGACCTCGCGCCGCTGGACGGGCCGGCTGGCGACCGGAGCCGGGGTACCGGAAGAGACCGCGACCGAGGCCGAGGCGGAGCCCGCCGCGGATGTGGTCGCGACCGCCGAGACCCCTCAGGCCGCCCCGTCCGACGACCCCGAGCGGGCCGCCCAGCTCGCCCGGCAGCAGGCCGCCGTGGCCACCGCCGAGAAGAAGCGGATACGTGACGCGGACCCCGAGCGGTCCGGCCTGCGCCGCTCCGTGCTGGCCGAGGTCGGGGTCGCGGTGGCACTGCTGGCGGTGACCACCGTGCTGACCTCGACCGAGCCCGGCCGTACGGAGGAGGAGGCCCGCGCCTCGTCCCCCGCGACCGCCGCCCCGGTGGCGAGCGGCCCCCTCAATCTGACCCTGCCCTTCGACACGGGCGGCAAGAACGGCAAGGGCACGGTCAGGATGGACCTCGACCCGGGACGGACCGGAGCCAATGTGGTCCACCTCTGGATCGACGGTATCGACGGCAAGGCCATGGACGTCCCCGAGGTGAAGCTCGCCTTCACTCTCAAGGCCAAGGACATCGGCCCCCTCCCGGCCGTGCCCGTCCGGCTGACCGAGGGCCACTGGACCTCGACCGGCGTCCAGATCCCGATTCCTGGCAA
- a CDS encoding PP2C family protein-serine/threonine phosphatase, with protein MLDIALLVRVHVDALVAAQNDMGVCDAIRRNTPVGKPTTMSAPHLPKVAGIDPTVPVSAHTAEPLCEVPAAPGAFIQDRLAGWVSDLTTLHELTERLAGTSTLDDALHELLDAGAALVGARRGLIVFEPSDRRGPVSTIGLGLAHAELGQIETVPRSATSYGRILEGLPTPEGSLTTPDLLGDPGVDPRSREVAARLGYAASYALPITTERTGRLAAAVWFYDEPAEPLERQRHLVGLYAGYAAEHLARLLELERARTDVATVTEELLPTRLPRIPGVQLAVRHQPAPQGGSDWYDALALPEGALGLAVGSVSGSGPSALAAMGRLRAGLRAYAVMEGEDPVAVLSDLELLLRLTEPARSATALFAYCEPAARKILLAGAGHTPPLVIGDRRTEYVETSLSAPLNMLACWEAPSVEIAPAPGETVLLYTDGLLRRAGDSMDRAFARLHSAAASVPRALRHDAGSVADHVVRTVLPEGNGRADATEDVVVLAARFD; from the coding sequence ATGCTGGACATCGCCTTACTTGTGCGTGTACATGTGGATGCACTGGTAGCGGCGCAGAATGACATGGGGGTTTGCGATGCTATTCGACGGAACACACCAGTCGGAAAGCCGACGACCATGAGCGCCCCACACCTGCCGAAAGTGGCTGGAATCGACCCCACAGTTCCGGTTTCGGCGCACACTGCCGAACCTCTCTGCGAGGTGCCCGCCGCCCCCGGCGCCTTCATCCAGGACCGCCTCGCGGGCTGGGTCTCCGACCTCACCACCCTCCATGAGCTCACCGAGCGGCTGGCCGGAACCAGCACCCTCGACGACGCCCTGCACGAGCTGCTCGACGCCGGGGCCGCCCTGGTCGGGGCCCGCCGCGGACTGATCGTCTTCGAACCCTCCGACCGCCGCGGCCCCGTCAGCACGATCGGCCTCGGGCTGGCCCACGCGGAGCTCGGCCAGATCGAGACGGTGCCGCGCAGCGCCACCTCCTACGGCCGCATCCTGGAAGGCCTGCCCACCCCCGAGGGCTCGCTGACCACCCCCGATCTGCTCGGCGACCCCGGTGTGGACCCCCGCAGCCGCGAGGTCGCCGCCCGCCTCGGCTACGCCGCCAGCTACGCCCTGCCGATCACCACCGAGCGCACCGGACGGCTCGCCGCCGCCGTCTGGTTCTACGACGAACCCGCCGAGCCGCTGGAGCGCCAGCGCCATCTCGTCGGCCTGTACGCCGGATACGCCGCCGAGCACCTGGCCCGGCTGCTGGAGCTGGAACGGGCCAGAACGGACGTCGCCACCGTCACCGAGGAGCTGCTGCCCACCCGGCTGCCCCGGATTCCCGGCGTCCAGCTGGCCGTACGCCATCAGCCCGCCCCGCAGGGCGGCAGCGACTGGTACGACGCGCTGGCCCTTCCGGAGGGCGCGCTCGGTCTCGCCGTCGGCTCGGTGAGCGGCTCCGGCCCCAGCGCTCTGGCCGCCATGGGGCGGCTGCGCGCCGGTCTGCGCGCCTACGCGGTGATGGAGGGCGAGGACCCGGTCGCCGTGCTCTCCGACCTCGAACTGCTGCTGCGGCTGACCGAGCCCGCCCGGTCCGCGACCGCGCTCTTCGCCTACTGCGAGCCCGCTGCCCGCAAGATCCTGCTGGCCGGGGCGGGGCACACCCCGCCGCTGGTCATCGGCGACCGGCGCACCGAATACGTCGAGACCTCGCTGTCCGCCCCGCTGAACATGCTGGCCTGCTGGGAGGCGCCCAGCGTGGAGATCGCCCCCGCGCCCGGCGAGACCGTACTGCTCTACACCGACGGTCTGCTGCGCCGGGCCGGTGACTCGATGGACCGGGCCTTCGCCCGGCTGCACTCGGCCGCGGCGAGCGTCCCGAGGGCGCTGCGCCACGACGCCGGGTCCGTGGCCGACCACGTGGTGCGCACCGTGCTGCCCGAGGGAAACGGCCGCGCGGACGCCACCGAGGACGTGGTCGTGCTCGCGGCCCGCTTCGACTGA